One genomic region from Candidatus Equadaptatus faecalis encodes:
- a CDS encoding 4-hydroxy-tetrahydrodipicolinate synthase, which yields MKKNPIFRGVATALITPCTDAGLDLDSFGKLIDWQIEQGVNALVIAGTTGEGSTLTDEEHRLAIKFSVERTAGRVPVIAGTGSNDTSYAISLTKYACEVGADAMLVVTPYYNKATQKGLVTMYNAIADASAKPIILYNVPSRTGVNIEPATYVKLAEHPNIAAIKEANSNISKIVEAAALVGDKLNIYSGNDDQIVPIMSMGGLGVISVLSNVAPVQTTEICKRFFKGDVAGAAKLQGEMLPLIKALFCEVNPIPVKAAMAAMGWCKNYVRLPLTPMEEEHFDSMLDVMRSMGLIK from the coding sequence ATGAAAAAAAATCCGATATTCAGAGGAGTCGCAACGGCTCTTATCACTCCCTGCACAGACGCCGGGCTTGACCTTGACTCATTCGGAAAGCTTATCGACTGGCAGATTGAGCAGGGCGTCAACGCGCTTGTAATAGCCGGAACAACCGGAGAAGGTTCAACCCTGACTGACGAAGAACACCGCCTTGCGATAAAATTTTCGGTAGAACGCACGGCAGGCAGAGTGCCTGTAATCGCAGGAACAGGCTCCAATGACACAAGCTATGCAATCTCGCTTACAAAATACGCATGCGAGGTCGGCGCGGACGCTATGCTTGTTGTAACGCCGTATTACAACAAGGCCACGCAGAAAGGGCTTGTTACGATGTACAACGCAATCGCGGACGCATCTGCAAAACCGATTATTCTTTACAACGTTCCGTCGCGCACCGGCGTGAACATTGAACCTGCCACCTACGTGAAGCTTGCGGAGCATCCGAATATTGCGGCAATCAAAGAAGCGAACAGCAACATTTCAAAAATAGTGGAGGCGGCGGCTCTTGTCGGCGACAAACTCAACATATATTCAGGCAACGACGACCAGATAGTGCCGATTATGTCAATGGGCGGACTCGGCGTAATATCGGTGCTTTCAAACGTCGCTCCCGTTCAGACGACGGAAATCTGCAAGCGTTTCTTCAAGGGTGACGTTGCCGGTGCGGCTAAGCTGCAGGGCGAAATGCTTCCGCTTATCAAGGCTCTTTTCTGCGAAGTCAACCCGATACCGGTGAAAGCGGCAATGGCAGCTATGGGCTGGTGCAAAAACTACGTCAGGCTTCCGCTCACGCCGATGGAAGAAGAGCACTTTGACAGTATGCTTGACGTTATGCGCAGCATGGGACTGATAAAATAA
- the dapB gene encoding 4-hydroxy-tetrahydrodipicolinate reductase: protein MKIIIHGYTGRMGQMLVSLSERENSAFEVASKVSPDCPSETENCYTELDHFTGEADCIIDFSNHAAAKTLTDYAVKRGIPLVVATTGHNESELEAIKRAAEHVPVFFSANMSVGVALLANLAKEAASAFPDADIEIIETHHNQKLDVPSGTALLLARKIKEARSGAEILVGRHENGKRGKEIGIHSVRLGNETGRHTIIISAGSETITLEHKAENRMLFAEGAVAAAKFICGKKAGFYTMEDIIG from the coding sequence ATGAAAATTATTATTCACGGCTATACGGGCAGAATGGGGCAGATGCTTGTTTCGCTTTCGGAGCGCGAAAACAGCGCTTTTGAAGTTGCGTCCAAAGTAAGCCCGGACTGCCCTTCTGAAACAGAAAACTGTTATACGGAGCTTGACCATTTCACCGGTGAGGCAGACTGCATAATAGACTTTTCAAACCACGCTGCGGCAAAAACTTTAACGGACTATGCTGTAAAGCGCGGTATTCCGCTGGTTGTGGCAACTACCGGACATAATGAAAGCGAGCTTGAAGCGATAAAACGCGCGGCGGAGCACGTCCCTGTTTTCTTCTCTGCGAACATGTCCGTCGGTGTAGCCCTTCTTGCAAATTTGGCAAAAGAGGCTGCGTCTGCTTTCCCTGACGCCGATATTGAAATAATTGAAACGCACCACAACCAGAAGCTTGACGTTCCGAGCGGAACCGCTTTGCTACTGGCGCGAAAAATTAAAGAGGCGCGAAGCGGCGCGGAAATACTTGTCGGCCGCCATGAAAACGGAAAACGCGGCAAAGAGATTGGAATACATTCCGTCCGTCTCGGAAACGAAACCGGAAGGCACACAATAATTATCTCTGCTGGAAGCGAAACAATTACTCTGGAACACAAGGCGGAAAACAGAATGTTGTTTGCCGAAGGAGCGGTCGCGGCTGCTAAATTTATCTGCGGCAAAAAAGCAGGCTTCTATACGATGGAAGATATCATAGGGTAA
- a CDS encoding aspartate kinase, with translation MIKVTKFGGSSLASAEQFKKVADIVKSDKDRRFVIASAPGKRNSADTKVTDMLYGCCELARQGKPFDGALEQIRGRFEEIASGLGIEFDLQSEFDEIAKQLEKPQKDYMASRGEHLNSKILAKYLGFEFVEAADCVLFDENGKYMQEESNLLLAQRLESVKYAVIPGFYGAKADGTIKTFSRGGSDVTGSIVARAVSADIYENWTDVSGVFAADPRIVKNPRVISRVTYSELRELSYMGASVLHEDAVFPVRRAGIPINIRNTNCPEAEGTMIVSELPQGAKRHVITGIAGRKGFSTVLVEKAMMNAETGFGAALLKIFADNGVSFEHVPSGIDTMSVVVSTEGFNPVREKVIETIQNELKPDNISTEDGIALIAVVGHRMASAKGVAAKICSAISKSDINIRMIDQGPSELNMIFGIDAENYETAIRGIYEEIKDLI, from the coding sequence ATGATAAAAGTAACAAAATTCGGCGGCAGTTCGCTTGCTTCCGCCGAACAGTTTAAAAAAGTTGCGGACATCGTAAAATCAGACAAAGACAGGCGCTTTGTCATAGCTTCCGCACCCGGCAAAAGAAATTCCGCAGATACAAAAGTGACTGACATGCTCTACGGTTGCTGCGAGCTTGCGCGGCAGGGCAAGCCGTTTGACGGGGCGCTTGAGCAGATACGCGGACGTTTTGAGGAAATCGCCTCAGGGCTTGGCATTGAATTTGACCTGCAGAGCGAATTTGACGAAATAGCAAAGCAGCTTGAAAAACCGCAGAAAGACTATATGGCAAGCCGCGGTGAACATCTTAACTCAAAGATACTCGCAAAATATCTTGGTTTTGAATTTGTCGAAGCCGCGGACTGCGTTCTGTTTGACGAAAACGGAAAATACATGCAGGAAGAAAGCAATCTGCTGCTTGCACAGAGGCTTGAAAGTGTCAAATACGCGGTTATTCCCGGATTTTACGGCGCAAAAGCCGACGGCACAATAAAAACCTTTTCGCGCGGAGGCTCTGACGTAACAGGATCGATAGTTGCGAGAGCAGTGTCTGCGGACATATACGAAAACTGGACGGACGTGTCCGGCGTGTTTGCCGCTGACCCGAGAATTGTCAAAAATCCCAGAGTAATCAGCCGCGTGACCTACAGTGAACTCCGCGAACTGTCCTATATGGGCGCGTCGGTATTGCATGAAGACGCTGTATTTCCCGTGCGCAGAGCGGGAATACCAATCAACATACGCAACACGAACTGTCCGGAAGCTGAAGGGACGATGATAGTTTCCGAACTGCCGCAGGGCGCAAAACGGCACGTGATAACCGGAATAGCAGGACGCAAAGGCTTCAGCACGGTTTTAGTCGAAAAAGCGATGATGAACGCCGAAACGGGTTTCGGAGCTGCGCTGTTGAAAATTTTTGCAGACAACGGCGTATCTTTTGAACACGTGCCGTCGGGCATAGACACAATGTCCGTTGTTGTAAGCACTGAGGGCTTTAACCCCGTGCGCGAAAAAGTCATTGAAACGATACAAAATGAACTGAAACCGGACAATATCAGTACAGAAGACGGAATTGCACTGATAGCGGTTGTCGGACACAGAATGGCGTCGGCAAAAGGCGTTGCCGCGAAAATCTGCTCCGCAATATCCAAATCAGACATCAACATACGAATGATAGACCAGGGGCCAAGCGAATTGAACATGATCTTCGGCATTGACGCGGAAAATTACGAAACGGCAATCAGGGGTATATACGAAGAAATTAAAGATTTGATATAG
- a CDS encoding glycosyltransferase family 2 protein, which yields MEHSEIFYYVIWIAWWFVQFILYLLIFLLTVDGIYQIIVSLKGFGQQAAMPSAKRFRRFAVLVPAHNEEKVIGPLMTSLAEQNYPKNCYKVFASCDNCSDGTVDVVRASGATALERHDLEHNGKTWNVRWALTQIPLAEYDALVMFDADNLADENFLMYMNDYMELHPEAEAIQGVLDVKNPDDNWLTRSYALAYWFSNRFWQLARGLWGLSCTLGGTGLVIRAATLERIGWNLESLTEDLEMSTRLILSGSRVHWNNAAVIYDEKPQDLKISVKQRTRWMQGHYWVFWHYGRDSLRAFFATGRLQYLDLFLYLLAPVKSCLGIIILFAGMAYTLVNNLILFPTMSKGTPHDTASWLWFFAFPIVSMIVFCVICAIIGPSMREKKFTLRYVKDTFAYFWFGLTWIPLLFRAAFLAKDQSTWVKTEHTRGISVSDVSK from the coding sequence ATGGAACACAGCGAAATTTTTTATTACGTTATCTGGATTGCATGGTGGTTTGTCCAGTTTATACTTTATCTGCTCATCTTCCTTCTTACAGTTGACGGCATATATCAGATTATTGTAAGTCTCAAAGGTTTCGGTCAGCAGGCAGCGATGCCTTCGGCAAAACGTTTCCGCCGTTTTGCGGTGCTTGTTCCTGCCCATAACGAAGAAAAAGTTATAGGGCCGCTTATGACAAGCCTTGCGGAGCAGAATTATCCGAAGAACTGTTACAAGGTCTTTGCTTCGTGCGACAACTGCTCTGACGGAACCGTTGACGTTGTCCGCGCGAGTGGCGCGACTGCCCTTGAACGCCATGATCTGGAGCATAACGGCAAGACGTGGAACGTCCGCTGGGCTCTGACGCAGATTCCTCTGGCGGAGTACGACGCGCTTGTTATGTTTGACGCGGACAATCTCGCCGACGAAAATTTCCTTATGTATATGAACGACTATATGGAGCTGCATCCTGAAGCAGAGGCAATCCAGGGCGTGCTTGACGTCAAAAACCCTGACGACAACTGGCTTACGCGTTCCTACGCGCTTGCCTACTGGTTTTCAAACCGTTTCTGGCAGCTTGCGAGGGGACTTTGGGGACTTTCCTGCACGCTTGGCGGCACCGGTCTTGTAATCCGAGCCGCAACGCTTGAGAGAATCGGCTGGAATTTGGAAAGCCTTACGGAAGACCTTGAGATGTCAACGAGGCTTATTCTTTCCGGCAGCCGCGTGCATTGGAACAACGCAGCCGTGATTTACGACGAGAAACCGCAGGATTTAAAAATTTCAGTCAAACAAAGAACGCGTTGGATGCAGGGGCATTACTGGGTTTTTTGGCATTACGGCAGGGATTCGCTCAGAGCGTTTTTCGCCACCGGCAGACTGCAGTATCTTGACCTTTTCCTTTATCTGCTCGCTCCCGTCAAATCCTGCCTCGGCATAATTATCCTGTTTGCAGGTATGGCGTATACGCTCGTGAACAATCTTATACTTTTCCCGACAATGTCGAAGGGCACGCCGCATGACACGGCGTCATGGCTTTGGTTCTTTGCCTTTCCGATAGTCAGCATGATTGTTTTCTGCGTTATCTGCGCGATTATAGGACCTTCGATGCGCGAGAAAAAGTTCACGCTGCGCTATGTTAAGGATACCTTTGCCTATTTCTGGTTCGGTCTTACGTGGATACCGCTGCTTTTCCGCGCGGCGTTCCTTGCGAAGGATCAAAGCACGTGGGTTAAGACAGAACATACCCGCGGAATTTCCGTTTCAGACGTTTCAAAATAA
- a CDS encoding MFS transporter yields MNYSSQFSLLKKRSFLPMFITQFLAAFNDNLFKNALVILITYRLADEYGINGQVLVTAVAGVFVLPMIIFSAFAGQLADKYDKTVLIKVIKIAEIAIMIFASIAFCYNKMWWLIILLFCMGTHSAFFGPIKYSILPQHLNENELVAGNGLVSAGTFIAILLGTISGGLLVLRESGHVFISAAILSTALLGWIACLFIPSAPSSQPDLELNWNIFSATWQIVGNTRKNRAVFRAILGICWFWFVGAVFLAQCPNFAKNIIGANEQVSTLFIVIFSVGVGLGSMLCNRLLKGEVSTRFVPLACLGMSLSIFVLAFVCRFVPHYPSLVGVGDFVKAPAACAVMGMLLLMTMCGGLYNVPMYALMQDRTPKEEMARAVACLNVSDSFGMVLSAVFSMGLLACRATVVHIFICLGIANLGVALFVRKIEKAEK; encoded by the coding sequence ATGAATTATTCTTCACAGTTCAGCCTTTTGAAGAAACGCAGTTTTCTGCCTATGTTTATTACGCAGTTTCTTGCGGCCTTCAATGACAACCTTTTCAAAAACGCGCTCGTTATTCTTATAACCTACCGGCTTGCCGACGAGTACGGCATAAACGGTCAGGTGCTTGTAACCGCGGTTGCGGGCGTGTTTGTCTTGCCTATGATTATCTTTTCGGCTTTTGCCGGTCAGCTCGCAGACAAATACGACAAGACTGTTTTGATAAAAGTTATAAAGATTGCCGAAATAGCAATTATGATTTTTGCTTCGATCGCTTTCTGCTACAACAAGATGTGGTGGCTGATAATTCTGCTGTTCTGCATGGGCACTCATTCGGCATTTTTCGGTCCTATCAAATACAGCATTCTCCCTCAGCACCTGAACGAAAACGAACTTGTCGCGGGCAACGGGCTTGTCAGCGCCGGAACTTTTATAGCAATTCTTTTAGGAACAATTTCAGGCGGGCTGCTTGTGCTTCGCGAGTCGGGACACGTTTTTATTTCAGCCGCAATTCTTTCCACAGCTTTGCTTGGCTGGATTGCCTGCCTCTTCATTCCGTCTGCGCCTTCTTCGCAGCCTGACCTTGAACTTAACTGGAACATTTTTTCGGCAACGTGGCAGATTGTCGGAAATACCAGAAAGAACAGAGCGGTTTTCCGCGCTATTCTCGGTATCTGCTGGTTTTGGTTTGTCGGCGCGGTATTTCTTGCCCAGTGCCCGAACTTCGCAAAAAATATAATCGGAGCCAACGAGCAGGTTTCAACGCTTTTCATAGTTATTTTTTCTGTCGGTGTCGGGCTTGGTTCAATGCTTTGCAACAGACTTCTTAAAGGCGAGGTCTCAACGCGTTTTGTTCCTCTTGCCTGCCTGGGTATGAGCCTTTCAATTTTCGTGCTCGCTTTTGTCTGCCGTTTTGTGCCGCATTATCCGTCGCTTGTCGGTGTCGGAGACTTTGTGAAAGCTCCCGCGGCGTGCGCGGTTATGGGTATGCTTCTTTTGATGACGATGTGCGGCGGTCTTTACAACGTCCCGATGTATGCTCTCATGCAAGACAGAACGCCGAAAGAAGAGATGGCGAGAGCCGTCGCCTGCCTTAACGTAAGCGATTCATTCGGAATGGTGCTCTCGGCGGTGTTCAGCATGGGTCTTCTTGCCTGCCGTGCGACCGTCGTGCATATCTTTATCTGTCTCGGCATTGCCAATCTCGGCGTCGCCCTGTTTGTCAGGAAAATAGAGAAGGCTGAAAAATGA
- a CDS encoding class II aldolase/adducin family protein, with protein MNGLRERIISTALAMSRSGLVRGTSGNISARTERGFLITPSGMAYESLVPEDLPEMDFMLRQISGNRKPSIEKEMHGLILKNRNDVGAVVHAHSVYASAVASARKDIPVITDNIAAFFGCAVPCAEYAPAGSPELARNVLSALGKGFGVLLANHGALCVGATPEEALLRCEILEETAKIYVLSQLLGGAVALDDKAAAEQYSAMQKNYGQTK; from the coding sequence ATGAACGGACTCAGGGAAAGAATAATTTCTACTGCGCTTGCAATGAGCCGCAGCGGTCTTGTCCGCGGAACCTCAGGCAATATTTCCGCGAGAACGGAGCGTGGTTTTTTGATTACTCCGAGCGGTATGGCGTATGAAAGTCTTGTGCCGGAAGATTTGCCGGAAATGGATTTCATGCTGCGGCAGATTTCCGGAAACAGAAAACCGTCAATAGAAAAAGAGATGCACGGACTTATCCTGAAGAACAGAAATGATGTGGGTGCAGTTGTTCACGCTCATTCGGTATACGCGTCGGCGGTTGCCTCTGCAAGAAAAGATATTCCTGTCATTACGGACAATATCGCAGCGTTTTTCGGCTGTGCCGTGCCGTGTGCCGAATATGCGCCCGCAGGAAGCCCTGAGCTTGCGCGTAACGTGCTTTCAGCGCTCGGCAAAGGCTTCGGCGTTCTGCTCGCAAATCACGGTGCGCTTTGTGTTGGTGCAACTCCTGAGGAAGCTTTGCTGCGCTGCGAAATTCTTGAAGAAACTGCAAAAATTTACGTTTTGTCGCAGCTTTTGGGCGGGGCTGTTGCTTTGGATGACAAGGCTGCTGCCGAACAGTACAGCGCCATGCAGAAAAATTACGGTCAGACAAAATGA
- the thiD gene encoding bifunctional hydroxymethylpyrimidine kinase/phosphomethylpyrimidine kinase produces the protein MKKVLTVAGSDCSGGAGIQADLKTMTALGVYGMSVVTSLTAQNTAGVYAVCDTPPEFVAQQFDAVFSDIRPDAVKIGMLSNAEIIRVVAQKLAEYKACNIVADPVMVSTSGCRLLAPDAERSLTDLILPSALLITPNIPEAEALCGFKIASRDDMLKAAEVLARANRTNVLLKGGHLDGNADDLLYCVKDGACWFEAEKIDNPNTHGTGCTLSSAIACGLAKGLELRESVRTAKEYVSGALSARLNLGKGSGPLNHCWKIN, from the coding sequence ATGAAAAAAGTGCTTACCGTAGCCGGCTCGGATTGCAGCGGGGGAGCCGGTATTCAGGCTGATTTGAAAACAATGACGGCGCTCGGAGTCTATGGAATGAGCGTTGTTACTTCTCTCACGGCGCAGAACACTGCCGGTGTGTATGCTGTCTGCGACACACCGCCTGAATTTGTAGCGCAGCAGTTTGACGCCGTTTTCAGCGACATACGTCCTGACGCGGTAAAAATAGGTATGCTGTCCAACGCGGAAATTATCCGCGTCGTTGCTCAAAAACTTGCGGAATACAAAGCCTGTAATATTGTAGCCGACCCTGTTATGGTTTCAACAAGCGGCTGCAGACTTCTTGCCCCGGACGCTGAACGCAGTCTTACAGACTTAATTCTGCCGTCAGCGCTGCTGATTACCCCGAATATTCCGGAGGCAGAGGCACTCTGCGGCTTTAAAATAGCGTCCAGAGACGATATGCTGAAAGCGGCGGAAGTTCTTGCCCGTGCGAATAGAACTAACGTACTTCTTAAAGGCGGACATCTTGACGGAAATGCCGACGACCTGCTTTACTGCGTGAAGGACGGGGCGTGCTGGTTTGAAGCGGAGAAAATAGACAATCCCAACACTCACGGCACGGGCTGTACGCTTTCCTCCGCTATTGCCTGCGGGCTTGCAAAGGGGCTTGAACTGCGTGAAAGCGTGCGAACGGCAAAAGAATACGTTTCAGGCGCCCTTTCGGCGCGTTTGAATTTGGGAAAGGGAAGCGGGCCGTTAAACCACTGCTGGAAAATAAATTAA
- a CDS encoding 4Fe-4S binding protein, with protein MAKAHVDQDACVGCEACAGVCPVSAISIEDGKSRVDTDTCVECGACVSTCPVGAISQED; from the coding sequence ATGGCAAAGGCACATGTTGACCAGGATGCCTGCGTGGGATGCGAAGCCTGCGCCGGTGTCTGCCCGGTATCGGCAATCAGTATCGAAGACGGCAAATCACGCGTTGATACTGACACCTGCGTCGAATGCGGAGCCTGTGTTTCAACCTGCCCGGTTGGCGCAATCTCCCAGGAAGACTAA
- a CDS encoding methylmalonyl-CoA carboxyltransferase: protein MGERSINELCGELLEKRALIEAGGGQKAVDFQHSKGKLTARERIALLLDEGSFVEIDEFIVHRCCDFGLSEKYFPGDGVVTGYGTVDGRTVYVYAQDFTVIGGSLGEMHSAKICKIQDLALKNGAPCIGINDSGGARIQEGIDSLSGFGKIFFRNVKASGIIPQLSVIAGTCAGGAVYSPALTDFVFMVNKTGVMHITGPAVIKAVTGESVTSEEIGGATAHNAVSGCAHFYAENEQDCFCQVRKLLSYIPSNNMEEAPYVETGDSTARADISLREAVPVDPNTPYDVRRVIETVFDNGEFFEVQPMFAKNMVTGFARLGGRSVGVIANQACELAGCIDIDAADKAGRFVRFCDAFNIPVVTFVDVPGYLPGRDQEMRGIIRHGAKLIYAYSEATIPKVTVILRKAYGGSYIAMCCKELGADAVMAWPTARVAVMGAEGAAKIIFKHEIETADNKAAVRDEKIAEYRRMFENPYRALEHGHIDSVILPEETRAMIYQALVANETKDEQRPVRKHGVMPN, encoded by the coding sequence ATGGGTGAAAGAAGTATAAACGAACTGTGCGGCGAGCTTTTGGAAAAGCGCGCGCTCATTGAGGCGGGAGGCGGACAGAAAGCCGTTGATTTCCAGCATTCCAAAGGCAAACTGACTGCACGGGAAAGAATAGCGCTTCTGCTTGACGAAGGCAGCTTTGTTGAAATTGACGAGTTTATCGTGCACCGCTGCTGCGATTTCGGACTGTCTGAAAAATATTTCCCTGGAGACGGCGTTGTAACAGGCTACGGTACGGTTGACGGCAGAACAGTGTACGTGTACGCGCAGGATTTCACTGTAATAGGCGGATCACTTGGCGAAATGCATTCTGCCAAAATCTGTAAAATTCAGGATTTGGCGCTCAAGAACGGAGCTCCCTGCATCGGCATCAATGATTCCGGCGGAGCCAGAATACAGGAAGGTATAGACTCTCTTTCCGGCTTCGGCAAAATATTTTTCAGAAACGTTAAAGCAAGTGGCATTATTCCGCAGCTGTCCGTCATAGCCGGAACCTGTGCCGGTGGGGCGGTCTACAGCCCTGCTCTTACTGATTTCGTGTTTATGGTGAACAAAACCGGCGTAATGCATATAACAGGCCCTGCGGTTATTAAAGCCGTAACCGGCGAAAGCGTAACCTCGGAAGAAATAGGCGGCGCAACGGCGCACAATGCCGTTTCAGGCTGCGCACATTTTTATGCCGAAAATGAACAGGACTGCTTCTGTCAGGTAAGAAAACTGCTCAGCTACATTCCGTCGAACAATATGGAGGAAGCTCCTTACGTTGAAACCGGCGATTCGACGGCACGTGCCGACATATCCCTGCGCGAAGCGGTTCCCGTAGATCCTAACACGCCTTACGACGTGCGCAGGGTAATTGAAACGGTTTTTGACAACGGGGAATTTTTTGAAGTGCAGCCGATGTTTGCAAAGAATATGGTTACAGGCTTTGCAAGGCTCGGAGGACGTTCCGTCGGAGTAATTGCCAATCAGGCGTGCGAGCTTGCCGGCTGCATAGACATAGACGCGGCGGACAAAGCGGGGCGTTTCGTGCGTTTCTGCGACGCATTCAACATTCCTGTCGTTACCTTCGTTGACGTTCCCGGCTATCTTCCGGGACGCGATCAGGAAATGCGCGGCATAATCCGCCACGGAGCGAAACTGATTTACGCTTACAGTGAAGCAACAATTCCGAAAGTTACCGTCATTCTCCGCAAGGCATACGGCGGTTCATACATAGCTATGTGCTGCAAGGAACTCGGAGCCGACGCCGTTATGGCTTGGCCGACAGCCCGCGTTGCGGTTATGGGTGCCGAGGGCGCCGCGAAGATTATTTTCAAGCATGAGATCGAAACGGCGGACAACAAGGCTGCCGTACGCGACGAGAAAATCGCGGAGTACAGGCGTATGTTTGAAAATCCGTACAGGGCTCTTGAGCACGGACACATTGACAGCGTAATCCTTCCGGAAGAAACGCGCGCGATGATTTATCAGGCGCTTGTCGCCAACGAAACTAAAGACGAGCAGCGTCCGGTGCGCAAGCACGGCGTAATGCCGAATTAG
- a CDS encoding OadG family protein, which produces MSTAEYFTGVQGGVLMSLIAFSIVFILIGFIMLLMMSLHKACYRAAQKKAAAENAMARETVPAAEPEKDDGTELAAVISAAVMQFVSQDAKVLSFRPSAAAAPKKTMWGRLNRLRNFENGTTAR; this is translated from the coding sequence ATGAGTACGGCGGAATATTTCACAGGGGTGCAGGGCGGCGTACTGATGTCGCTGATAGCGTTCAGCATAGTTTTTATTCTGATTGGCTTTATTATGCTTTTGATGATGTCGCTTCACAAAGCCTGCTACAGGGCGGCGCAGAAAAAAGCGGCAGCGGAGAACGCTATGGCGCGTGAAACCGTGCCTGCCGCGGAGCCTGAAAAAGACGACGGTACAGAACTGGCGGCGGTTATTTCCGCTGCTGTTATGCAGTTTGTCTCGCAGGACGCGAAAGTTCTTTCTTTCAGACCTTCAGCGGCTGCCGCCCCGAAGAAAACGATGTGGGGCCGACTGAACAGACTGCGTAATTTCGAAAACGGCACAACAGCAAGATAA